A window of Sphingobacterium sp. lm-10 contains these coding sequences:
- a CDS encoding CpsB/CapC family capsule biosynthesis tyrosine phosphatase, translated as MLNIFRGKRQFQNLDWMQIDMHSHILPGLDDGASTLADGLQLMERLNALGIQKFFFTPHIFQGMYPNTTQGIANAYELVLGSNYTEMAAGFAAEYMVDTFFDSLLQSGEKLATLPNNQILIEMSYIQESSLIEKVIFDLQMQGYKPILAHPERYVFYHGNIKAIQRLRELGCLLQLNLLSLYGYYGPNEKKTARLLSEKGLVDLVGTDIHHMRHVKALEHWIRKEDLWPYFKRCNLQNQALYDIAYA; from the coding sequence ATGCTAAACATCTTCCGAGGAAAAAGACAATTTCAAAATCTGGATTGGATGCAAATAGATATGCATTCTCACATTTTGCCGGGCTTGGACGATGGAGCCTCGACATTGGCGGACGGCTTACAGTTGATGGAGCGGCTCAATGCCTTGGGAATTCAGAAGTTTTTTTTTACACCCCATATTTTTCAAGGGATGTACCCCAACACAACACAAGGTATTGCCAATGCTTATGAACTTGTATTAGGAAGTAATTACACAGAGATGGCTGCTGGGTTTGCTGCAGAGTATATGGTCGATACTTTTTTCGACAGTTTGCTCCAATCGGGAGAAAAGCTTGCGACTTTACCAAATAATCAGATCCTTATTGAGATGTCTTACATTCAGGAGAGTTCGTTGATTGAGAAAGTGATTTTCGATTTGCAAATGCAAGGCTATAAGCCAATTTTGGCACATCCAGAGCGTTATGTTTTCTACCATGGAAATATCAAAGCGATACAGCGATTGCGCGAACTGGGATGTCTTCTTCAATTAAATCTACTATCGCTCTACGGCTATTATGGCCCTAATGAAAAAAAGACAGCTCGCTTACTAAGTGAAAAAGGGTTGGTGGATCTTGTAGGAACAGATATTCATCACATGCGCCATGTGAAAGCGTTGGAACATTGGATTAGAAAAGAAGACTTATGGCCTTACTTCAAGCGATGCAATTTACAGAATCAGGCGTTATATGATATTGCCTATGCCTGA
- a CDS encoding polysaccharide biosynthesis/export family protein, translating into MKSAADFTEPTIQADDILSITIQTLDPTTSSIVNQAEAVQAIGASSAASVGNQIITGFLVDKDGYVHMTLLGRVKVKGLTTYQARELITKQAAQFYRDPTAQVRFANYKITVLGEVMRPATYTVPNEKVTVLDALGLAGDLTIYGKRENVLLIREENGQKAMVRLNLNDSDIFQSPYYYLRQNDVIYVEPGKAKAAANNAARTQTYAIVGSVLSLLIVLITRWR; encoded by the coding sequence ATGAAATCTGCGGCTGACTTTACAGAGCCAACAATCCAAGCAGACGATATCTTAAGTATTACCATTCAGACACTCGATCCAACTACAAGTAGCATCGTTAATCAGGCCGAAGCGGTGCAAGCAATTGGTGCCAGTAGTGCGGCTAGTGTTGGAAATCAAATTATCACGGGTTTCTTGGTGGATAAGGACGGCTATGTACATATGACCTTACTGGGTCGAGTTAAGGTAAAGGGTTTGACTACCTATCAGGCAAGAGAATTAATCACGAAGCAAGCAGCGCAATTCTATCGGGATCCTACGGCGCAGGTACGCTTTGCCAATTACAAAATTACCGTGCTAGGAGAAGTGATGCGGCCAGCAACTTATACAGTGCCTAATGAAAAGGTGACTGTACTCGACGCCCTAGGTCTTGCCGGAGATTTAACAATTTATGGCAAACGTGAGAATGTGTTATTAATAAGGGAAGAAAACGGTCAGAAAGCTATGGTAAGACTCAACTTAAACGATAGCGATATCTTCCAATCGCCCTACTATTATTTACGGCAAAACGACGTAATTTATGTGGAGCCAGGCAAGGCCAAAGCAGCAGCGAACAATGCCGCAAGGACACAGACCTATGCAATTGTAGGTTCAGTATTGTCCTTGTTGATTGTGCTAATAACAAGATGGAGATAA
- a CDS encoding glycosyltransferase, with amino-acid sequence MKILRIISSMNPASGGPSQGIRNAVPQLKSLGVENEVLCFDQKDAEYGLDDNFIIHKIGPAKGPYAYVPELSAWLEANINRFDKVIIHGLWLYNSYGTYKIWNRLKKNRRQGFPSLYVMPHGMLDPYFQRAPERKWKALRNLFFWHTIERQVVNNVDGVLFTCERELELARETFRSYHPKAELNVSYGVQPPPALNYNMTDAFLKASGMLLNEPYLLFLSRIHAKKGVDILIEAYKSVTADGIQLPKLVIAGPLDSDYTQQLKQIAHEREDIVFTGMLRGDAKWGAIYGCELFILPSHQENFGIAVVEAMSCQKPVFITKQVNIYTVIEDNKAGVVFEDNLLAVTNALRELSSAITTADLKQLGANARRTYEEHYLPEGAAQKFIKAICQN; translated from the coding sequence ATGAAAATACTTCGTATCATATCGTCAATGAATCCAGCTTCGGGCGGACCTTCACAAGGAATTCGAAACGCCGTTCCACAGTTAAAATCGTTGGGGGTCGAAAATGAAGTTCTTTGTTTCGATCAAAAGGATGCAGAATATGGGTTAGATGATAATTTCATCATTCATAAAATTGGTCCCGCAAAAGGTCCATATGCATACGTGCCAGAGTTATCAGCTTGGTTAGAAGCCAATATCAATCGTTTCGATAAGGTTATCATTCACGGATTGTGGCTTTACAATAGTTATGGGACCTATAAGATATGGAATCGCTTAAAAAAGAACCGAAGACAAGGCTTCCCATCTTTGTACGTGATGCCCCACGGTATGCTAGATCCTTACTTTCAACGAGCTCCTGAACGTAAATGGAAAGCCTTAAGAAATCTTTTTTTTTGGCATACCATCGAACGACAGGTAGTCAATAATGTAGATGGGGTCTTATTTACATGTGAGAGAGAACTTGAATTAGCGAGAGAAACATTCCGCAGCTATCACCCTAAGGCGGAACTCAATGTAAGTTATGGTGTGCAGCCCCCGCCAGCATTAAACTATAACATGACAGATGCATTTCTGAAGGCCTCAGGAATGCTGTTGAACGAGCCATACTTGCTATTCCTTAGTCGCATCCATGCAAAAAAAGGGGTAGACATTTTAATAGAGGCCTATAAATCAGTTACCGCCGATGGTATTCAGTTACCAAAGTTAGTAATAGCGGGACCACTGGATAGCGATTATACTCAACAGCTAAAGCAGATCGCGCACGAAAGAGAAGATATAGTTTTTACAGGAATGTTGCGTGGAGATGCCAAATGGGGTGCAATTTATGGATGTGAACTATTCATTTTACCTTCTCATCAAGAGAATTTTGGAATTGCAGTAGTGGAAGCCATGTCTTGTCAGAAGCCTGTATTTATCACGAAGCAAGTCAATATCTATACAGTGATTGAAGACAACAAAGCTGGTGTAGTTTTCGAGGATAATCTCTTGGCGGTTACTAATGCTCTTCGAGAGCTATCTAGTGCCATCACTACAGCAGATCTTAAGCAACTCGGGGCGAATGCTAGAAGGACTTACGAAGAGCACTATCTTCCAGAAGGTGCCGCTCAAAAATTTATAAAAGCGATATGTCAAAATTAA
- a CDS encoding glycosyltransferase family 1 protein: MKICVIYRNINVGFSIHKVISTTIEKLKCRLSIEEIFLPSPYANILSMFRNGFFARNKKATVYHISGDVHYLSYFLLGRTTIVTVHDIMYFSYLSGIKKMIWKRLYIDSLSYCKHVVFVSDYAKAQVVEYLDLPEQKISIIPNPVSPLFNYQEKTFNSEKPTILHIGTLKRKNLQRTIEAISTLSCHLRIVGKLDTETISQLTAKGIDYSNVVGLSDIEIVNEYQNADIINFPSLFEGFGMPIIEGQKVGRVVLTSNRSPMKEVAGNQAAFLVDPENVDSIRQGYKAIIEDSLLRESLIAEGQKNSARYDAEKIAEMYSNLYKSIIK, encoded by the coding sequence ATGAAAATATGTGTGATTTATAGAAATATCAATGTTGGTTTTTCTATTCATAAAGTTATCAGTACAACTATTGAGAAACTTAAATGTCGGTTAAGTATTGAGGAGATTTTTCTTCCTAGCCCATACGCTAATATTTTATCCATGTTTAGGAATGGATTTTTTGCTAGAAATAAAAAAGCGACAGTCTATCATATTTCCGGAGATGTTCATTACCTCTCCTACTTCTTACTTGGTCGCACCACTATTGTTACTGTACATGATATTATGTATTTCTCCTATTTATCAGGGATAAAAAAAATGATATGGAAGAGGTTGTACATCGATTCTCTTTCGTATTGCAAACATGTAGTTTTTGTGTCTGATTACGCCAAAGCTCAGGTCGTCGAATACCTAGATCTGCCAGAGCAAAAAATCTCGATTATCCCAAATCCCGTTTCTCCTTTGTTCAATTATCAAGAAAAAACCTTTAATAGCGAGAAGCCAACCATATTGCATATTGGTACCTTAAAAAGAAAAAATTTACAAAGAACTATAGAAGCCATTAGTACTCTCTCTTGTCACCTTCGTATCGTGGGTAAGCTAGATACCGAGACAATCTCACAATTAACAGCTAAGGGTATCGACTATTCAAACGTTGTAGGACTGTCTGACATAGAAATAGTGAATGAATATCAGAATGCTGATATCATTAATTTTCCGTCGCTTTTCGAAGGATTTGGAATGCCAATTATCGAAGGGCAAAAAGTTGGACGCGTAGTGCTAACATCTAACCGTAGCCCCATGAAAGAGGTTGCTGGCAATCAAGCCGCATTTCTGGTTGATCCTGAAAATGTTGATTCTATAAGACAAGGTTATAAGGCTATTATAGAAGATAGTTTATTGAGGGAAAGCCTGATAGCGGAAGGGCAAAAGAATTCTGCAAGATATGATGCTGAGAAGATCGCTGAAATGTATTCTAATCTCTATAAAAGCATAATAAAGTGA
- a CDS encoding GDP-L-fucose synthase: MEKQSKIFIAGHNGMVGAAIKKALESNGYGNLLVRSSSELDLRNQQGVLDFFEAEQPDVVIDAAARVGGILANNNFPYQFLMDNMQIQNNLIDAAHKHDVKKFIFLGSSCIYPKLASQPLKEEYLLTDSLEPTNEWYAIAKITGVKACEAIRKQFGKDYVSLMPTNLYGTKDNFDLNTSHVLPAMIRKFHEAKENGHLPVTLWGSGTPMREFLFVDDLANAVLFALESVLPDYLYNVGTGVDLTIKALAEIIQKTIGHEGTIIWDSSKPDGTPRKLMDISKMHSLGWKHQIELSEGIAKTYAWFLANQQDYKQVKL; the protein is encoded by the coding sequence ATGGAAAAGCAGTCTAAAATATTTATAGCAGGGCATAATGGTATGGTGGGTGCCGCGATAAAAAAGGCGTTGGAAAGCAATGGTTATGGCAACCTATTGGTAAGATCATCGTCTGAATTAGATTTGCGCAATCAACAAGGCGTTCTAGATTTTTTTGAGGCAGAGCAGCCTGATGTTGTGATAGACGCGGCTGCACGAGTTGGAGGGATATTAGCGAATAATAACTTTCCCTATCAGTTTTTGATGGATAATATGCAGATTCAAAATAACTTGATAGATGCGGCTCATAAACATGACGTAAAGAAATTTATATTTCTGGGATCATCATGTATTTACCCAAAATTGGCGTCTCAGCCACTCAAAGAAGAATATTTGTTGACTGACTCTTTAGAACCGACCAATGAATGGTATGCTATCGCCAAAATAACGGGCGTAAAGGCTTGCGAGGCGATCCGTAAGCAGTTCGGGAAAGACTATGTCAGCCTGATGCCTACCAATCTCTACGGAACCAAGGACAATTTCGATCTGAATACCTCTCATGTACTGCCAGCGATGATACGGAAATTTCATGAAGCCAAAGAGAATGGGCACTTACCTGTAACACTTTGGGGTTCCGGTACACCGATGCGTGAATTTCTATTCGTAGACGATCTGGCAAATGCCGTTTTGTTTGCTTTGGAGAGTGTGTTACCCGACTACCTGTACAATGTCGGCACAGGCGTAGATTTGACGATCAAAGCTCTGGCTGAAATTATCCAAAAAACCATTGGCCACGAAGGCACTATTATCTGGGATAGCAGTAAACCTGATGGAACTCCTCGAAAGCTAATGGACATCTCAAAGATGCATAGTCTGGGTTGGAAACATCAGATAGAGCTAAGCGAAGGTATCGCCAAGACCTATGCGTGGTTTTTGGCAAATCAACAAGATTATAAGCAAGTAAAGTTATAG
- the gmd gene encoding GDP-mannose 4,6-dehydratase codes for MKTALITGITGQDGSYLAELLLEKGYMVHGVKRRASSFNTHRIDHLYIDQHEQHVRFKLHYGDLTDSTNLIRIIQEVQPDEIYNLGAMSHVKVSFDSPEYVGNVDGLGTLRILEAVRILKLESKTRIYQASTSELYGGLEENKNSAGFYDESSPFYPRSPYGVAKIYGFWITKNYREAYNMYACNGILFNHESPRRGETFVTRKITMATAAIALGKQDCLYLGNMNSLRDWGHAKDYVEAMWRILQQDEPEDFVIATGITTSVRDFVRLAFQEVGVELEFSGEAEQEIAIVKSINNTDYQFKIGQVVVQVDPTYYRPTEVDLLLGDPTKSKTKLGWKPQYDLAALVSEMVISDIALMRGNYNTQWEHIVG; via the coding sequence ATGAAAACAGCATTAATTACAGGAATAACAGGACAGGACGGCTCTTACCTAGCCGAATTGTTGCTAGAAAAAGGATACATGGTTCATGGAGTAAAACGTAGGGCTTCTTCGTTCAATACCCATCGTATAGACCACCTATATATAGATCAGCACGAACAGCACGTACGGTTTAAGCTTCATTATGGAGATCTGACAGATTCGACTAATCTGATCCGCATTATTCAGGAAGTACAACCCGATGAGATTTATAATCTTGGCGCCATGTCCCACGTAAAGGTATCATTTGATTCACCGGAATATGTCGGAAATGTCGATGGTTTAGGAACGTTGCGTATTTTAGAAGCGGTACGTATCTTAAAGCTAGAAAGTAAAACTCGGATCTATCAGGCATCGACTTCAGAACTGTACGGCGGATTAGAAGAAAACAAAAATTCAGCAGGGTTTTACGATGAAAGCTCCCCCTTTTACCCGCGTTCTCCGTATGGAGTAGCTAAGATTTATGGATTTTGGATTACCAAAAATTATCGCGAAGCGTATAATATGTATGCTTGTAATGGTATTCTTTTCAATCACGAATCACCTCGAAGAGGCGAGACTTTTGTAACACGTAAGATCACGATGGCCACTGCCGCTATTGCCTTAGGAAAGCAAGATTGTCTTTATTTGGGTAATATGAATTCATTGCGCGATTGGGGGCATGCGAAGGATTACGTAGAAGCCATGTGGAGAATCTTACAGCAGGATGAGCCGGAAGATTTTGTGATAGCAACAGGCATTACCACATCTGTTAGAGACTTTGTTCGCCTGGCGTTTCAAGAAGTGGGGGTTGAGCTGGAGTTTAGTGGCGAAGCAGAACAGGAAATAGCGATTGTCAAAAGTATCAATAATACAGACTATCAATTTAAGATTGGACAGGTTGTGGTACAGGTAGATCCTACCTATTACAGACCAACGGAAGTAGACCTCTTACTAGGCGATCCAACGAAGTCGAAAACAAAATTGGGATGGAAACCACAATATGATCTGGCCGCTTTAGTATCCGAGATGGTAATTTCAGACATTGCTTTAATGAGGGGAAATTATAATACACAATGGGAGCATATTGTAGGGTAA
- a CDS encoding polysaccharide biosynthesis tyrosine autokinase, translating into MSKNDWNEEFEFEEKPSDNKELLRLVGRVMSNWYWFALCALIGLTGSFLYLRYTLPIYTVDAKLLVSDDKKGGNSLAGSPMADLSGLMGTKSSVDNEVEVLSTNDLMRETVHADSSYISYYMEGTFNDRPVYNAPFRLILLSDPDSIRESFNFQVEYSGGKGIVLSGSDTTIEAELGKPFLLEGVGLVLLNQSNTRTASNHYGFTVKPVGTVVASLMRSLKVSVTNKNVSTIDLTLSSTQPKRGEEQLQQLIKKYMERNLHDKNVVADSTLSFINARLTAITQELAGVEDRISGYKQSTQLADMTEQSRILLENSASYTRSLAEIDVQLSSLDGMSSYLRDASNPRVVPASVVLQDVAFNALINRYNELVLQRERLLLANTEDNPLVKNITMQIAGVREDMISSLASTKRNLELSRSKQEQMSGQLTSQIQRVPTIERGYIDLARLQQIKQAQYIFLQEKWEETAIGRTANVSNSKVIDTPKSREEPISPKRKTAYAMGLILGLLVPLGFLYLKNLLNVRVMSMEDIERDNKLPILGTVAHSEDKDQVVITKTSRSAIAEQFRAIRTNLEFALHGKKTILFTSSMSGEGKSYVALNLAVSLALLDKKVLIMELDLRKPSITTKLNLPAGKGFSHYVVRPDMRLEEIVMSSGVHENVDLIQAGAIPPNPAELLVSGRAEQLMATVKEKYDYVLMDAPPVGMVTDAQLLNRYADLCLYLVRHGHTYKEQLRIPNDLVSKDKIKPIQLVVNDVKATGGFYSNYGYGYGYGYGEYGQEQSSKNWWQQLFKRK; encoded by the coding sequence ATGAGTAAAAATGACTGGAATGAAGAGTTCGAGTTTGAAGAAAAGCCCTCGGATAACAAGGAGCTCTTAAGATTAGTAGGACGGGTTATGTCCAATTGGTACTGGTTTGCGCTTTGTGCATTAATCGGTCTCACAGGCTCATTTCTATACTTGAGATACACATTGCCCATATATACCGTGGATGCAAAATTACTTGTCTCGGACGATAAGAAAGGCGGTAATTCGCTTGCCGGATCACCAATGGCCGATCTGTCTGGATTAATGGGGACGAAAAGCTCTGTAGACAATGAAGTAGAAGTGTTGTCTACGAATGATTTGATGCGAGAGACTGTTCACGCAGACAGCTCTTATATTAGTTATTATATGGAAGGAACATTTAACGACAGGCCGGTTTACAATGCGCCCTTTCGTCTGATCTTACTTTCTGACCCAGACTCCATTCGCGAATCGTTTAATTTTCAAGTGGAGTACTCCGGAGGAAAGGGAATTGTGCTGTCTGGGAGTGACACAACGATCGAAGCCGAATTGGGTAAACCCTTTCTTCTTGAGGGTGTCGGCTTAGTGTTACTTAACCAGAGCAATACTCGCACAGCGTCCAATCACTACGGCTTTACTGTAAAACCTGTCGGAACAGTTGTTGCCAGTTTGATGCGATCATTAAAGGTTTCTGTAACCAACAAAAACGTTTCCACGATAGATTTGACATTGAGTAGCACGCAGCCTAAACGAGGTGAAGAGCAACTACAACAATTGATCAAGAAATATATGGAACGAAATCTGCACGACAAAAATGTTGTGGCAGACTCTACCTTATCCTTTATAAATGCACGACTAACGGCGATTACCCAAGAATTAGCAGGAGTTGAAGATCGCATTTCTGGGTACAAGCAAAGTACTCAATTAGCAGATATGACTGAACAGAGCAGAATTCTGCTGGAAAATTCAGCTAGTTACACGAGAAGTTTAGCAGAGATAGATGTGCAGCTGTCCAGCTTAGACGGCATGTCCAGCTATTTGCGTGATGCAAGCAACCCACGTGTGGTACCCGCATCGGTGGTTTTGCAAGATGTCGCTTTCAATGCATTAATCAATCGATATAATGAATTAGTTTTGCAACGAGAGCGCCTGTTACTCGCAAATACAGAAGATAATCCGCTAGTCAAAAATATAACGATGCAGATTGCGGGTGTGCGAGAAGATATGATTAGTAGTCTCGCTTCCACGAAAAGAAACCTAGAATTGTCCCGTTCCAAACAAGAGCAGATGTCTGGTCAATTGACCTCGCAAATTCAACGTGTACCTACTATAGAAAGAGGCTATATAGATTTGGCTCGTCTGCAACAGATTAAGCAGGCTCAATATATTTTTCTGCAGGAAAAATGGGAGGAAACGGCCATAGGTCGTACGGCAAACGTGTCCAACTCAAAAGTAATCGATACACCGAAGTCAAGAGAAGAACCCATCTCTCCAAAGCGTAAAACGGCCTATGCAATGGGGTTGATCTTGGGACTGTTGGTGCCTTTGGGCTTTTTATATCTCAAAAACCTACTTAATGTCCGTGTTATGAGTATGGAAGATATCGAACGCGACAATAAATTACCTATTCTTGGTACCGTGGCTCATTCCGAGGATAAGGATCAGGTGGTCATAACCAAAACTTCCCGATCAGCTATAGCAGAACAGTTCCGGGCGATTCGTACCAATTTGGAGTTTGCTTTGCACGGCAAAAAAACCATTTTATTTACCTCATCTATGTCGGGAGAAGGAAAATCCTATGTAGCTCTAAATCTAGCTGTGTCCCTCGCTTTATTGGATAAGAAAGTACTCATTATGGAGTTAGACTTACGTAAACCGTCGATTACCACCAAACTTAACTTGCCTGCCGGGAAAGGGTTTTCACACTATGTAGTGCGGCCAGACATGCGTTTAGAAGAGATTGTTATGTCTTCCGGCGTGCACGAGAATGTAGATCTTATTCAGGCGGGAGCGATTCCTCCCAACCCGGCAGAGTTACTAGTAAGTGGAAGGGCAGAACAGTTAATGGCGACTGTTAAGGAGAAATATGATTATGTATTGATGGATGCGCCGCCTGTAGGTATGGTTACTGATGCGCAACTCCTCAATCGCTACGCAGATCTCTGTCTCTATCTGGTAAGACATGGGCACACGTACAAAGAGCAGTTACGTATTCCTAATGATTTAGTTTCTAAAGACAAGATTAAGCCAATTCAACTAGTGGTCAATGATGTGAAGGCAACAGGTGGATTTTACAGCAATTATGGTTATGGCTACGGATATGGTTATGGGGAATATGGTCAAGAGCAATCTAGCAAAAATTGGTGGCAACAATTATTCAAACGTAAATAA
- a CDS encoding polysaccharide pyruvyl transferase family protein, which yields MINSLKRIYRYLINNNRFFLRLHLQRFSSRYPSKILHEADNKSTVHFIHRYITNNTGDIACGYYRYFLDHFKAYQCVVHDVNCVDLSKIKDIDSVIIGGGGLLNATEEWNYNIIEAAKLARRSIIWSAGFNSYAGKKFHNAIDWNLFDLVAVRDFKYGDFRFVPCATCFMPELSINYEIKREVGVIGHKDVLHHLPTEFRQYELLTNSASLSEFVAFIGSSQIVLTNSYHAIYWATLLGKKAILFAPRSEKYNFYKYSPHLYTGDLEADLMAAKVYPEAMSDCRSLTMEYLKDIKSTIKS from the coding sequence ATGATAAATTCGTTAAAACGCATTTACCGTTATTTGATAAATAATAATCGTTTCTTTTTGCGACTTCATCTGCAAAGATTTAGCAGTCGTTATCCTTCAAAAATATTGCATGAAGCAGATAACAAAAGCACTGTGCACTTTATACATCGTTACATCACAAATAATACGGGTGATATCGCTTGTGGTTATTATCGGTATTTTTTAGATCATTTTAAAGCATATCAGTGTGTTGTACATGATGTCAATTGTGTTGATCTCTCAAAAATAAAAGATATTGATTCCGTTATTATTGGTGGCGGTGGGCTTCTCAATGCTACGGAAGAATGGAATTACAATATTATTGAAGCTGCAAAATTAGCTCGAAGGAGTATTATATGGTCTGCTGGGTTTAATAGTTATGCGGGCAAGAAGTTTCATAACGCTATCGATTGGAATTTATTTGATCTTGTGGCCGTTCGTGATTTCAAGTACGGAGACTTCAGATTCGTACCCTGTGCGACCTGTTTTATGCCAGAGCTAAGCATCAACTATGAGATTAAAAGAGAGGTTGGCGTAATCGGACATAAAGATGTTTTGCATCATTTGCCGACTGAATTTCGACAGTATGAGTTGCTTACTAATAGCGCTTCGCTATCCGAATTCGTCGCGTTTATAGGCAGTTCTCAAATTGTTTTGACCAATAGTTATCATGCAATTTATTGGGCTACTCTATTGGGCAAGAAGGCTATCCTATTTGCGCCAAGATCTGAGAAATACAATTTTTATAAATACTCCCCTCATTTGTATACGGGGGATTTAGAAGCGGATTTGATGGCAGCAAAGGTATATCCCGAAGCCATGTCAGATTGTAGAAGTCTGACGATGGAATACTTAAAGGATATTAAATCAACAATAAAGTCTTGA
- a CDS encoding glycosyltransferase → MKILSIGSFNGLSNTCLHRNWALKEIAEEIDMVNIREKQTSWLYRVANWLFQKGLPIPLPDDSNANKKINAFVKKSVNRPYDIVWIDKGLMINPDTLRNIKKVSPSTRIVSYSPDNMVLRHNQSLNYLKGISLYDIHFTTKSYVIDKLKGLGARRAVFTNKHYEHTFHYPRDLSKEELDRLGGDVGFIGIWEQERCDSILFLAKNGIKVKVYGGGKWQEYNNIENLEILPAVYSEDYSKALQAFKISLCFLRKINADLQTSRSMEIPACGGFMLAERTSEHLELFSEGLEAEFFSSNSELLQKCRYYLQHENERKQIAIGGVARCETSGYSNRDAVKRMLEIVQLNG, encoded by the coding sequence ATGAAAATCTTATCAATAGGGTCGTTTAATGGTTTATCCAATACTTGTCTGCATAGAAATTGGGCGTTAAAAGAGATTGCGGAAGAGATTGATATGGTGAATATTCGTGAAAAACAGACGTCATGGCTTTACCGGGTTGCGAATTGGTTGTTTCAAAAAGGTTTGCCTATCCCCTTGCCTGACGATTCCAATGCGAATAAGAAGATAAATGCATTTGTTAAAAAGTCTGTCAATAGGCCTTATGATATAGTCTGGATAGATAAGGGGTTAATGATTAACCCTGATACACTCCGAAATATCAAAAAGGTGAGTCCCAGCACTAGGATTGTAAGTTATTCACCTGATAACATGGTGCTCAGACACAATCAAAGCTTAAATTACCTTAAAGGGATTTCACTTTATGATATTCATTTTACCACCAAATCCTATGTGATCGATAAACTGAAAGGATTAGGTGCTCGACGCGCGGTATTTACCAACAAGCATTATGAGCATACTTTTCATTATCCGCGAGATTTATCGAAAGAAGAGTTAGATAGACTCGGTGGTGATGTCGGTTTCATTGGTATATGGGAGCAAGAGAGATGTGACAGTATTCTTTTTTTAGCAAAGAACGGCATAAAAGTGAAGGTCTACGGTGGCGGAAAATGGCAGGAATATAACAATATAGAAAACCTAGAAATCTTACCCGCGGTTTATTCAGAAGATTACTCAAAGGCTTTACAAGCCTTCAAAATCTCGCTGTGTTTTTTACGGAAAATAAACGCGGATTTGCAAACCTCGCGATCTATGGAAATTCCAGCGTGTGGAGGATTTATGCTAGCGGAGCGAACTTCAGAACACTTGGAATTATTCTCAGAAGGGCTAGAAGCCGAATTCTTTTCAAGTAATTCAGAGCTCTTGCAAAAATGTCGATATTATTTGCAGCATGAAAATGAACGAAAACAGATCGCCATTGGAGGAGTTGCGAGATGTGAGACTTCTGGTTATTCGAATCGGGATGCAGTTAAAAGAATGTTGGAAATTGTACAGTTGAATGGTTAA
- a CDS encoding WcaF family extracellular polysaccharide biosynthesis acetyltransferase, translating to MSKLNTDTYTGASFSLKNKMGRVLWGAVYALFFRFSPRPFHEWRSFLLRLFGAKVGQHVHVYPGVKIWAPWNLILEDECGVGSGAILYSQGRIILGKRSIISQGAYICTGSHDYTKFGHPLITAPIVVEAHAWVAAEAFVHPGVTIGEGAVVGARSVVIKNIEPWMVCAGNPCKTIKQRIITDKPTTKQN from the coding sequence ATGTCAAAATTAAATACAGATACCTATACGGGAGCTTCTTTTTCTTTGAAAAATAAGATGGGCAGAGTACTGTGGGGAGCAGTATATGCTTTGTTTTTCAGATTCTCTCCACGGCCTTTTCATGAATGGAGGTCATTTCTGCTACGTCTTTTTGGCGCTAAGGTCGGGCAGCATGTACACGTATATCCCGGAGTAAAGATATGGGCTCCCTGGAACCTTATTTTGGAAGATGAATGTGGTGTCGGAAGCGGAGCGATACTATATAGTCAGGGAAGGATTATATTAGGAAAGCGTAGTATTATTTCGCAAGGAGCCTACATCTGTACCGGCTCTCATGATTATACTAAATTCGGGCATCCGCTGATCACTGCGCCTATAGTTGTAGAAGCTCATGCTTGGGTGGCTGCTGAAGCATTTGTGCATCCAGGTGTAACCATAGGTGAGGGAGCCGTTGTTGGCGCTCGCTCCGTAGTAATTAAGAATATTGAACCCTGGATGGTGTGCGCGGGAAATCCTTGCAAAACCATTAAACAACGTATCATTACAGATAAACCTACAACAAAACAGAATTAA